From a region of the Equus przewalskii isolate Varuska chromosome 2, EquPr2, whole genome shotgun sequence genome:
- the TEKT2 gene encoding tektin-2, translating to MATLSVKPSQRYRLPDWHTNSYLLSTNAERQRDASHQIRQEARVLRNETTNQTIWDEHDNRTRLAERIDTVNRWKEMLDKCLMDLDAEIDALTQMRESAEQSLQAKNLPLDVAIECLTLRDSRRDIDVVKDPVEEELHKEVEVIDATKKALQQKISQAFEKLCLLQEVRQQLNSDHRGKMETLDIDRGCLSLNLKSPNISLKVDPTRVPSGSSTLKQWDDFSQFNKNRAEAEMKGAIELREAIALTIAETNNQLEAQRVATEFAFRKRLREMEKVYSELKWQEKNTLEEIAELQEDIRHLEEGLRRKLLNLKLCHTRLESRTYRPNVELCRDQAQYGLTDEVHQLEATIAALKQKLAQAQDALDALYKHLARLQADIACKANSMLLDTKCLDTRRKLTVPAEKFVPEVDTFTRTTNRTLSPLKSCQLELA from the exons ATGGCCACGCTGAGCGTCAAGCCCAGTCAACGCTACCGGTTGCCAGACTGGCACACCAACAGCTACCTGTTGTCCACTAATGCTGAGCGGCAGCGAGATGCTTCACACCAGATCCGCCAGGAGGCCCGGGTCCTCCGCAATGAGACCACCAACCAG ACCATTTGGGATGAACATGACAATAGGACTCGACTGGCAGAGAGGATTGATACTGTCAACCGATGGAAAGAGATGCTGGACAAATGTCTGATGGATTTAGACGCTGAGATCGATGCCCTGACACAG ATGAGAGAGTCAGCAGAGCAAAGCCTGCAGGCCAAGAACCTGCCTCTGGATGTGGCGATTGAGTGCCTGACCCTGCGGGACAGTCGTCGTGACATTGATGTGGTGAAGGACCCCGTAGAAGAAGAGCTGCACAAAGAGGTGGAGGTCATTGATGCCACCAAGAAGGCCTTGCAACAGAAGATTAGCCAGGCCTTTGAGAAGCTCTG cctcctgcaggaagTCCGACAGCAGCTCAACTCTGACCATAGGGGCAAAATGGAGACATTGGACATTGACAGAGGCTGCCTCTCTCTCAACCTCAAGTCCCCAAACATCTCTCTGAAGGTTGATCCCACACGTGTCCCCAGTGG CTCCTCCACACTCAAGCAGTGGGATGACTTCAGTCAGTTTAACAAGAACCGAGCAGAGGCCGAGATGAAAGGGGCCATAGAGCTGAGGGAGGCCATCGCGCTAACTATCGCCGAG ACGAACAATCAACTCGAAGCCCAGAGGGTTGCAACAGAATTTGCCTTCAGGAAGCGGCTGCGGGAGATGGAGAAAGTGTACAGTGAGCTCAAGTGGCAAGAGAAGAAT ACCTTGGAAGAGATCGCCGAGCTGCAGGAGGACATCCGGCACCTGGAAGAGGGTCTGCGCAGAAAGTTACTGAACCTGAAGCTATGCCATACCCGGCTAGAGTCCAGAACCTACCGTCCCAATGTGGAACTCTGCCGGGACCAG GCACAGTACGGCCTCACTGACGAGGTTCACCAGTTAGAGGCAACCATCGCTGCCCTGAAGCAGAAGCTGGCACAAGCACA GGACGCTCTGGATGCCCTGTACAAGCACCTGGCCCGGCTGCAGGCTGACATCGCCTGCAAGGCCAACTCCATGCTGTTGGACACCAAGTGCTTGGACACCCGTCGGAAGCTGACTGTGCCTGCTGAGAAGTTTGTGCCTGAGGTGGACACCTTCACCCGTACCACAAATCGCACCCTGAGTCCACTCAAAAGCTGCCAGCTGGAGCTGGCCTAG
- the ADPRS gene encoding ADP-ribosylhydrolase ARH3 translates to MAAVAAMTAAGFGGAGPARSLSRFRGCLAGALLGDCVGAIYEAYDPVSLTSVLRHVQSLEPDPGSPGSARTETLYYTDDTAMARALVQSLLAKEAFDEVDMAHRFAQEYKKEPDRGYGAGVITVFKKLLSPKCHDVYEPARAQFNGKGSYGNGGAMRVAGISLAYSSVQDVQKYARLSAQLTHASSLGYNGAILQALAVHLALQGESSSGYFLQQLLGHMEELESDAQSASDARELGMEERPYSSRLKKIGELLEQDSVTREEVVSELGNGIAAFESVPTAIYCFLRCMEPDPEIPAAFNSLQRTLIYSISLGGDTDTIATMAGAIAGAYYGMEQVPESWQQSCEGYEETDILAQTLHRVFQKSL, encoded by the exons ATGGCGGCGGTGGCAGCGATGACGGCGGCGGGCTTTGGAGGGGCTGGGCCGGCCCGCTCCCTCTCCCGCTTCCGAGGCTGCCTGGCCGGCGCCCTGCTCGGGGACTGCGTGGGCGCCATCTACGAGGCGTACGACCCCGTCAGCCTGACGTCAGTCCTGCGTCACGTCCAGAGCCTGGAGCCGGACCCGGGCTCGCCGGGGAGCGCGCGGACAG AAACATTGTACTACACAGACGACACAGCCATGGCCAGAGCGCTGGTGCAGTCCCTGCTGGCCAAGGAGGCCTTCGACGAGGTGGACATGGCTCACAG ATTTGCTCAGGAGTACAAGAAAGAACCTGACCGGGGTTACGGTGCTGGAGTAATCACTGTCTTCAAGAAGCTCCTGAGCCCCAAGTGTCATGATGTCTATGAGCCCGCCCGGGCCCAGTTTAACGGGAAAGGCTCCTATGGCAACGGGGGTGCCATGCGCGTGGCCGGCATCTCCCTGGCCTATAGCAGTGTCCAGGATGTACAGAAG TATGCCCGGCTCTCGGCCCAGCTGACACATGCCTCCTCCCTGGGGTACAATGGTGCCATCCTGCAGGCCCTGGCTGTGCACCTGGCTTTGCAGGGTGAGTCGTCCAGTGGGTACTTCCTCCAGCAACTCCTGGGCCACATGGAAGAGCTGGAGAGTGATGCCCAGTCCGCTTCGGATGCCAGGGA GTTGGGCATGGAGGAGCGTCCGTACTCCAGCCGACTGAAGAAGATTGGAGAGCTTCTCGAGCAGGACTCGGTGACCAGAGAGGAGGTGGTGTCTGAGCTAG GGAATGGCATTGCTGCCTTTGAATCCGTGCCCACCGCCATCTACTGCTTCCTGCGCTGCATGGAGCCCGACCCTGAGATCCCCGCCGCCTTCAACAGCCTCCAAAGGACTCTCATCTATTCCATCTCGCTTGGTGGGGACACAGACACCATTGCCACCATGGCCGGGGCCATTGCTGGTGCCTACTATGGGATGGAACAAGTGCCGGAGAGCTGGCAGCAAAGCTGTGAGGGCTATGAGGAGACAGACATCCTGGCCCAGACCCTGCACCGGGTCTTCCAGAAGAGTCTGTGA